A genomic segment from Vespula pensylvanica isolate Volc-1 chromosome 25, ASM1446617v1, whole genome shotgun sequence encodes:
- the LOC122637353 gene encoding ornithine decarboxylase-like — protein MKVTNLDERIHVLDNDSNVMTVIKDIAMSGLQEEAFYVLDIGDIVRKHQIWKEKLPRVDPYYAVKCNDNLIVIEVLAALGIGFDCASKTEINKVLSTGVDPSRIIFANPAKPASHIRHAAAMGVDTMTVDNESELHKIKKLFPTAKIVIRIRCDAEVAQCQLGMKFGCDPTQEAPNLLRLASILNLDVVGISFHVGSGCQDPPVYQRAIHHARLLFDLASDLGFNPYLLDIGGGYPGNKGSSIDKIADVINKALDEYFNTDAVHIIAEPGRFYVASAFTLATSIHSKRSVRGDENSPNSITHNMYYINDGVYGSFNCLLYDHQRVTPLPLKNGCGKMIPSSIWGPTCDGLDQVVENILLYEMDLGDWIIFENMGAYTLPVASPFNGFPVPKVHVVADESIWLLLKDALPLTEDHFVIGNTPANLRLGLDIGGTDIDAWNNPTTIELASAEMLTEDATTSSPFIYDYVEVDPLN, from the exons ATGAAGGTAACAAATTTGGATGAACGTATCCATGTGTTGGACAATGACTCAAATGTCATGACCGTCATCAAAGATATTGCAATGAGTGGATTGCAAGAAGAAGCTTTCTATGTACTTGACATTGGAGATATTGTGCGCAAACATCAAATTTGGAAAGAGAAACTGCCACGCGTTGATCCATATTAtg CTGTCAAGTGTAACgataatttaattgtaattgaaGTCCTGGCTGCACTTGGAATTGGATTCGATTGTGCTTCTAAA acTGAAATTAATAAGGTATTAAGTACTGGAGTCGATCCATCCAGAATCATATTTGCTAATCCTGCTAAACCAGCTTCACATATTCGTCATGCTGCTGCTATGGGAGTTGATACAATGACAGTAGATAATGAAAGCGAACTGCATAAAATCAAAAAGCTTTTCCCAACGGCTAAG ATTGTAATTCGAATTCGTTGCGATGCAGAAGTAGCTCAGTGTCAACTCGGTATGAAATTTGGTTGCGATCCAACACAGGAAGCTCCTAATCTTTTGCGACTTGcaagtatattaaatttggATGTCGTTGGTATAAGCTTCCACGTTGGATCAGGATGTCAGGATCCACCTGTTTATCAACGAGCTATTCATCATGcaagattattatttgatttggCATCTGACCTTGGATTTAATCCATATCTATTAGATATCGGTGGTGGTTATCCAGGAAATAAAGGAAGTAGTATTGACAAAATTGCTGATGTTATCAACAAAGCTctcgatgaatattttaaca ccGATGCCGTACACATAATTGCTGAACCTGGTAGATTCTACGTAGCATCTGCATTTACTTTAGCCACAAGTATTCACAGCAAGCGTTCAGTGCGTGGTGATGAAAATTCTCCAAATTCAATAACGCacaatatgtattatatcaaTGATGGCGTTTATGGATCTTtcaattgtttattatatgatCATCAACGTGTAACACCCCTTCCCCTCAAG AACGGTTGTGGAAAAATGATTCCCTCAAGTATTTGGGGACCGACCTGTGACGGTCTAGATCAAgttgttgaaaatattcttctataTGAGATGGATCTTGGCGATTggattatttttgaaaatatggGTGCATATACATTGCCTGTAGCTTCACCATTTAACGGGTTCCCAGTACCAAAAGTTCATGTTGTTGCTGATGAAAGTATTTG gCTCTTACTGAAAGATGCATTACCCTTAACCGAAGATCACTTTGTAATCGGTAACACACCAGCTAACTTACGACTTGGCCTGGACATTGGAGGAACTGATATCGATGCATGGAATAACCCAACAACAATTGAATTAGCATCCGCTGAAATGTTAACAGAAGATGCAACAACATCATCGCCATTCATCTATGATTATGTTGAGGTCGATCCACTTAATTAA
- the LOC122637362 gene encoding transmembrane protein 14C: protein MPIDIPAFAYAAAVAGGGILGYVKSHSIPSLAAGLIFGSALSYGAFQTSMDPANVGVFLGTTTTLGGLMGYRFYNTGKIMPAGVITILSAVMMVRTITRYFSPPVKSN from the exons atgccGATTGATATTCCTGCATTTGCTTATGCCGCAGCTGTTGCCGGTGGTGGCATTTTAGGTTACGTAAAATCAc ATTCTATTCCATCACTTGCTGCTGGTTTGATTTTTGGATCCGCACTTAGCTATGGAGCTTTTCAAACGTCTATGGATCCTGCTAATGTTGGAGTTTTCTTAGGAACAACTACAACGTTAGGTGGTCTTATGGGATATCGTTTTTATAACACTGGAAAGATTATGCCAGCTGGAGTGATAACGATATTAag CGCTGTAATGATGGTAAGGACAATCACAAGATATTTTTCACCACCtgtaaaatcaaattaa